CACCGCGAAGTCACGTGCGTCTTGTTCTTGTAGAGCTTGCTCGGAAACTCTTAAACTGTCAGTTTGAGCTATAGCATTTGCTGAAGAAAACGTTGTTCCCAAGATAACTGCAAGTAAGACGCAAACAATGCGAACCATTTTTAATTGCAGAGGAGTTGTTTTGCGTGGCATGCTCTTAGCCTCTTACTTTCCTGGAAGTGCTAACGCTTGGTCAATAAACCACACAGATTCAGCACTTTTGGATGAAGTTGTCGTTACGCCTTGGGAACCTCGTGTTGTCAGAACGCGAGACTGGTTTAGAGCCGAAGACAATCGCGTTCCCGTAGGAGTTTCACTGACTGCGGAAGGACACCACGTAGCTCCTTGGGGAGAAGGGGAAGACAGTGCTGATACCGTTCCATTTGTTCGCATCGTCAGATATACGCCAGGATATGCAGCGGCCTCAAGCGATATGCATTGGGAGCCGTCTAAAGCTGGGACTACTTTAAATGAACCATCAAGTCGATCGTTAAACTTTGAGTTTCTATCAAGCGTGGATAGCTCAACCCCAGACCAAGAAAGACGAAGAATTCTTCCTGCTGCATTGCGCCCTGCAGAACGCAAGCTAACGACATTCGGGGACTCAGCGTCGATATCTAGATTTCCGGTTGCGGCTCCGGTAGAAGTCGCAACCGGCGTAACTTGAATTTCCACAACGGTAGAACCACGGCGATCAACATCGATGTTTTGTACACCTCCGGGTTTAACGACACGCTGCCAGTAGACATCACCGCCAGGGAGTTTAAAAGCAACCGCCACCGGTACTTTAAGCTCATTAACAATTCCGTAGGAACCGGTAATGTTAATCGCAACCCAACCAGTCTGCTTCGTCAAGAAAAAACAAGCTCGAGAGCCAGACAGGGAAGACGAATCGACACGAATGTATTCAGAAGACGTACCGCATTCCTTTTGGATAATCCCGCCATCGCCGGCAGTGATATCCACATCGTCTGCGCCCAATGCAGGAGATACGCCTAGATTCATAAACGCTAAACCAGAAAGTACGCCTGCAAAAAGACGTTTAAGAGAAAAGTTCATTATTTTCCTTAAATTGAAGTACACCCTGCCTACTTAGACAGGGGAATATAGGTGGTTTTCGAAGAGTCAATGGTCGATCGCAAAGTGCCGGCGAACTTTCCCCAGATCTGCGAACCAATGTGATCGGAGCTAAAAGGGCCCTGAACTTTAGAGGTTTGAGTTGGACCAAAAGATTCAATAATGAGCCGTACCCACGTTTTATCCGAGTCGGTATAGGACGCCTTTGTCTCCTCATTGTCAAAAATGAGATCGTCTTCATCCGCAGAAGGCTCCGTAACCTCGTCGAAGCGAACATTGAGAACTCGGCCATCGCCTTCTGGATGATCATCGGTAGTGACTAAGGAGAAACCGTCATCAGAAATCCGATCCACGGTTACTTTGTTTTTAACTCCGCCCATACCTGTAAAAGTGCATACGGAGCCCTCGGTAATTTCGTCAGGACACCCTGAGAGAGGAAAGTACTTATCCATGTTTTGGATAACCTCTCGATAGACACCCGTTGCATGCCACCGCTTAAGTTCCGACTTGGAAAAGAGAGGGTAAACCTGACGGTAGCTAGAGATTTTCTTTTTATCGAACGAAGCTAAAGCCTTGCCAGTAGGTTCAAAATACTGAATAGATCCGCCCTGGAAATCCTGCTTTATGCCTCCGCCTGCAGCGTATTTTTCCGA
This genomic window from Corynebacterium tuberculostearicum contains:
- a CDS encoding AbfB domain-containing protein; translation: MNFSLKRLFAGVLSGLAFMNLGVSPALGADDVDITAGDGGIIQKECGTSSEYIRVDSSSLSGSRACFFLTKQTGWVAINITGSYGIVNELKVPVAVAFKLPGGDVYWQRVVKPGGVQNIDVDRRGSTVVEIQVTPVATSTGAATGNLDIDAESPNVVSLRSAGRNAAGRILRLSWSGVELSTLDRNSKFNDRLDGSFKVVPALDGSQCISLEAAAYPGVYLTMRTNGTVSALSSPSPQGATWCPSAVSETPTGTRLSSALNQSRVLTTRGSQGVTTTSSKSAESVWFIDQALALPGK